The following are encoded together in the Neomonachus schauinslandi chromosome 15, ASM220157v2, whole genome shotgun sequence genome:
- the MPP2 gene encoding MAGUK p55 subfamily member 2 isoform X1, producing the protein MAGSPGSGASLEGVSLGSSEEADLRREAMQQVLDNLGSLPNATGAAELDLIFLRGIMESPIVRSLAKAHERLEETKLEAVRDNNLELVQEILRDLAQLAEQSSTAAELARILQEPHFQSLLETHDSVASKTYETPPPSPGLDPTFSNQPVPPDAVRMVGIRKTAGEYLGVTFRVEGGELVIARILHGGMVAQQGLLHVGDIIKEVNGQPVGSDPRALQELLRSASGSVILKILPSYQEPHLPRQVFVKCHFDYDPARDSLIPCKEAGLRFNAGDLLQIVNQDDANWWQACHVEGGSAGLIPSQLLEEKRKAFVKRDLELTPTSGTLCGSLSGKKKKRMMYLTTKNAEFDRHELLIYEEVARMPPFRRKTLVLIGAQGVGRRSLKNKLIMWDPDRYGTTVPYTSRRPKDSEREGQGYSFVSRGEMEADIRAGRYLEHGEYEGNLYGTRIDSIRGVVAAGKVCVLDVNPQAVKVLRTAEFVPYVVFIEAPDFETLRAMNRAALESGVSTKQLTEADLRRTVEESSRIQRGYGHYFDLSLVNTNLERTFRELQAAMEKLRMEPQWVPVSWVY; encoded by the exons ATGGCAGGCAGCCCAGGCAGCGGGGCCTCCTTGGAGGGTGTATCCCTGGGCTCTTCTGAGGAAGCTGATCTCCGGAGGGAAG CCATGCAGCAAGTCCTGGACAACCTCGGATCGCTCCCCAATGCCACGGGGGCTGCAGAACTGGACCTGATCTTCCTTCGAGGCATTATGGAAAGTCCCATAGTGAGATCCCTGGCCAAG GCCCACGAGCGGCTGGAGGAGACCAAGCTGGAGGCTGTGCGCGACAACAACCTGGAGCTGGTGCAGGAGATCCTCCGGGACCTGGCCCAGCTGGCGGAGCAGAGCAGCACCGCGGCGGAGCTGGCCCGCATCCTCCAGGAGCCGCACTTCCAG TCCCTCCTGGAGACACACGACTCTGTGGCCTCAAAGACCTATGAGacaccaccccccagccctggcctggacCCCACCTTCAGCAACCAGCCGGTGCCTCCCGACGCAGTGCGCATGGTGGGCATCCGCAAGACTGCTGGAGAGTATCTG GGCGTGACGTTCCGTGTGGAGGGCGGCGAGCTGGTGATCGCGCGCATTCTGCACGGGGGCATGGTGGCTCAGCAAGGCCTGCTGCACGTGGGCGACATCATCAAGGAGGTGAACGGGCAGCCGGTGGGCAGCGACCCCCGCGCGCTGCAGGAGCTCCTGCGCAGTGCCAGCGGCAGCGTCATCCTCAAGATCCTGCCCAGCTACCAGGAGCCCCATCTGCCCCGCCAG GTGTTTGTGAAATGCCACTTTGACTATGACCCTGCAAGAGACAGCCTTATCCCCTGCAAGGAAGCGGGCCTACGCTTCAACGCGGGGGACTTACTGCAGATTGTAAACCAGGACGACGCTAACTGGTGGCAG GCATGCCATGTGGAAGGGGGCAGCGCTGGGCTCATCCCCAGCCAGCTGCTGGAGGAGAAGCGGAAAGCCTTTGTCAAACGGGATCTGGAGCTGACACCCACCTCAG GGACCCTGTGTGGCAgtctttcaggaaagaaaaagaagagaatgatgTACTTGACTACCAAGAATGCAG AGTTTGACCGCCATGAGCTGCTCATTTATGAGGAGGTGGCCCGCATGCCTCCCTTCCGCCGGAAAACCCTGGTGCTAATCGGAGCCCAGGGTGTGGGCCGGCGCAGCCTGAAGAACAAGCTCATCATGTGGGATCCAGATCGATACGGCACCACAGTGCCCT ACACGTCCCGGCGGCCCAAGGACTCGGAGCGGGAAGGCCAGGGCTATAGCTTTGTGTCCCGCGGGGAGATGGAGGCCGACATCCGCGCGGGGCGCTACCTGGAACATGGCGAATACGAGGGCAACCTGTATGGGACCCGTATCGACTCCATCCGGGGTGTGGTCGCCGCCGGCAAGGTGTGCGTGCTGGATGTCAACCCCCAG GCAGTGAAAGTGCTGAGAACAGCTGAGTTTGTCCCTTATGTGGTGTTCATCGAGGCCCCTGACTTTGAGACCCTGCGGGCCATGAACCGGGCTGCCCTGGAGAGTGGGGTGTCCACCAAGCAGCTCACG GAGGCCGACCTGAGGAGGACCGTGGAGGAGAGCAGCCGCATCCAGAGGGGCTACGGGCACTACTTTGACCTCAGCCTGGTCAACACCAACCTGGAGAGGACCTTTCGTGAGCTCCAGGCTGCCATGGAGAAGCTGCGGATGGAGCCCCAGTGGGTGCCCGTCAGCTGGGTGTACTGA
- the CD300LG gene encoding LOW QUALITY PROTEIN: CMRF35-like molecule 9 (The sequence of the model RefSeq protein was modified relative to this genomic sequence to represent the inferred CDS: inserted 1 base in 1 codon), with protein MWPLVLLWGCLLLPGYGAVLGPKEIIAYEGDTVSLQCTYQEELRARQKYWCKEKGFFLSRCSGTVYAGENGQETREDRVSIQDSPQTLTLHVTLRNLTLQDTGKYFCGFSKLGRDESFLVSLLVFPGPCWPPSPTPSFQPLTTRSLQPKAKAWQTEPPELTSPGLHQTVTTTKQGKTGAEASPFTGTPXYGHAGTSPDPGTSLYAGTSPHEATSPHAGTSRPFTQLDSTSAEDTHLPPSSSSSMSRVSIPKIRILAPGLVLLALLLATGLVALGSYLLRWRKEAQLDAETQRNEKVQLSHLALEHTMINLEAPPGPHASPSPCAETQGLSQTSEEEEAPSQDPEGDMIPGPPLHMSGEELSFSKFVSV; from the exons ATGTGGCCCCTGGTCCTGCTGTGGGGCTGCCTTTTGCTCCCAG GTTATGGAGCCGTGCTGGGCCCCAAGGAGATCATTGCGTATGAAGGCGACACAGTGTCCCTGCAGTGCACCTACCAGGAGGAGCTGAGGGCACGCCAGAAATACTGGTGCAAGGAGAAGGGGTTCTTCCTGTCCCGCTGCTCGGGTACTGTCTATGCGGGAGAAAATGGCCAGGAGACAAGAGAGGACAGGGTGTCCATCCAAGACAGCCCCCAGACGCTCACGCTCCACGTGACCCTGAGGAATCTCACCCTGCAGGACACCGGGAAGTACTTCTGTGGGTTCTCCAAACTGGGCCGAGATGAGTCTTTCCTGGTCTCTCTGCTTGTCTTCCCAG GtccctgctggcctccctcccccactccctccttccaGCCTCTTACTACAAGGAGCCTCCAGCCCAAGGCAAAAGCTTGGCAAACTGAGCCCCCAGAATTGA CTTCTCCTGGTCTCCACCAAACAGTCACCACAACCAAGCAGGGGAAGACAGGGGCCGAGGCCTCTCCGTTCACGGGGACCC TGTACGGACACGCAGGAACCTCCCCAGACCCAGGAACCTCTCTGTACGCGGGGACCTCTCCTCATGAAGCAACCTCTCCTCATGCAGGGACATCCCGTCCATTCACACAGCTGGACTCCACCTCCGCAGAGGACACCCATCTgccccccagcagcagcagctccatGTCCAG GGTCTCCATCCCAAAGATCCGCATCTTGGCCCCGGGCCTGGTGCTGCTGGCCCTCCTCCTGGCCACAGGCCTGGTGGCCCTCGGCAGCTATCTGCTCCGCTGGAGGAAGGAAG CTCAACTGGACGCAGAGACACAGAGGAACGAGAAGGTCCAACTCTCACACTTG GCGCTGGAGCACACCATGATCAACCTCGAAGCGCCCCCTGGGCCCCacgccagccccagcccctgcgcAGAAACCCAGGGCCTCAGCCAG ACTTCAGAGGAAGAGGAAGCCCCTTCCCAGGACCCGGAgggggacatgatcccagggcctcCCCTCCACATGTCTGGGGAGGAGCTCAGCTTCTCGAAGTTTGTATCAGTCTAG
- the MPP2 gene encoding MAGUK p55 subfamily member 2 isoform X2: MPVAATNSESAMQQVLDNLGSLPNATGAAELDLIFLRGIMESPIVRSLAKAHERLEETKLEAVRDNNLELVQEILRDLAQLAEQSSTAAELARILQEPHFQSLLETHDSVASKTYETPPPSPGLDPTFSNQPVPPDAVRMVGIRKTAGEYLGVTFRVEGGELVIARILHGGMVAQQGLLHVGDIIKEVNGQPVGSDPRALQELLRSASGSVILKILPSYQEPHLPRQVFVKCHFDYDPARDSLIPCKEAGLRFNAGDLLQIVNQDDANWWQACHVEGGSAGLIPSQLLEEKRKAFVKRDLELTPTSGTLCGSLSGKKKKRMMYLTTKNAEFDRHELLIYEEVARMPPFRRKTLVLIGAQGVGRRSLKNKLIMWDPDRYGTTVPYTSRRPKDSEREGQGYSFVSRGEMEADIRAGRYLEHGEYEGNLYGTRIDSIRGVVAAGKVCVLDVNPQAVKVLRTAEFVPYVVFIEAPDFETLRAMNRAALESGVSTKQLTEADLRRTVEESSRIQRGYGHYFDLSLVNTNLERTFRELQAAMEKLRMEPQWVPVSWVY, encoded by the exons ATGCCAGTTGCTGCCACCAACTCTGAGTCTG CCATGCAGCAAGTCCTGGACAACCTCGGATCGCTCCCCAATGCCACGGGGGCTGCAGAACTGGACCTGATCTTCCTTCGAGGCATTATGGAAAGTCCCATAGTGAGATCCCTGGCCAAG GCCCACGAGCGGCTGGAGGAGACCAAGCTGGAGGCTGTGCGCGACAACAACCTGGAGCTGGTGCAGGAGATCCTCCGGGACCTGGCCCAGCTGGCGGAGCAGAGCAGCACCGCGGCGGAGCTGGCCCGCATCCTCCAGGAGCCGCACTTCCAG TCCCTCCTGGAGACACACGACTCTGTGGCCTCAAAGACCTATGAGacaccaccccccagccctggcctggacCCCACCTTCAGCAACCAGCCGGTGCCTCCCGACGCAGTGCGCATGGTGGGCATCCGCAAGACTGCTGGAGAGTATCTG GGCGTGACGTTCCGTGTGGAGGGCGGCGAGCTGGTGATCGCGCGCATTCTGCACGGGGGCATGGTGGCTCAGCAAGGCCTGCTGCACGTGGGCGACATCATCAAGGAGGTGAACGGGCAGCCGGTGGGCAGCGACCCCCGCGCGCTGCAGGAGCTCCTGCGCAGTGCCAGCGGCAGCGTCATCCTCAAGATCCTGCCCAGCTACCAGGAGCCCCATCTGCCCCGCCAG GTGTTTGTGAAATGCCACTTTGACTATGACCCTGCAAGAGACAGCCTTATCCCCTGCAAGGAAGCGGGCCTACGCTTCAACGCGGGGGACTTACTGCAGATTGTAAACCAGGACGACGCTAACTGGTGGCAG GCATGCCATGTGGAAGGGGGCAGCGCTGGGCTCATCCCCAGCCAGCTGCTGGAGGAGAAGCGGAAAGCCTTTGTCAAACGGGATCTGGAGCTGACACCCACCTCAG GGACCCTGTGTGGCAgtctttcaggaaagaaaaagaagagaatgatgTACTTGACTACCAAGAATGCAG AGTTTGACCGCCATGAGCTGCTCATTTATGAGGAGGTGGCCCGCATGCCTCCCTTCCGCCGGAAAACCCTGGTGCTAATCGGAGCCCAGGGTGTGGGCCGGCGCAGCCTGAAGAACAAGCTCATCATGTGGGATCCAGATCGATACGGCACCACAGTGCCCT ACACGTCCCGGCGGCCCAAGGACTCGGAGCGGGAAGGCCAGGGCTATAGCTTTGTGTCCCGCGGGGAGATGGAGGCCGACATCCGCGCGGGGCGCTACCTGGAACATGGCGAATACGAGGGCAACCTGTATGGGACCCGTATCGACTCCATCCGGGGTGTGGTCGCCGCCGGCAAGGTGTGCGTGCTGGATGTCAACCCCCAG GCAGTGAAAGTGCTGAGAACAGCTGAGTTTGTCCCTTATGTGGTGTTCATCGAGGCCCCTGACTTTGAGACCCTGCGGGCCATGAACCGGGCTGCCCTGGAGAGTGGGGTGTCCACCAAGCAGCTCACG GAGGCCGACCTGAGGAGGACCGTGGAGGAGAGCAGCCGCATCCAGAGGGGCTACGGGCACTACTTTGACCTCAGCCTGGTCAACACCAACCTGGAGAGGACCTTTCGTGAGCTCCAGGCTGCCATGGAGAAGCTGCGGATGGAGCCCCAGTGGGTGCCCGTCAGCTGGGTGTACTGA